A window of Longimicrobium sp. genomic DNA:
GGCTAGACTTCTCGCCAGTTGGAAGCGCGAGGCCAACGGTGGCCGGCGCCAGTGGTGAAACCGGAAGGAGACTGAACGATGCGCAAGAGCCTTGTCGTGGGAACCCTGCTGGCGGTGCCGGCTCTCGCCGCGGCGGCGCTGGCTCCCCTTTCCCTGCAGCCCGGCAGCCGCGTGTGGGTGGACGGGACCTCCACCGCGCGCTCCTGGCACTGCGAGTCGACCCAGGCGGTGGGCAGCGCCGCGGCCAGCACCACCGAGCTGGCGCAGCTGGCCAACGTCGGCAGCGCCTCGGTGACGGTGCCGGTGGCCTCGCTCGACTGCCGCAACGGCACGATGAACGGCCACATGCGCACCGCGCTGAAGGCCCAGCAGGCCCCCGAGCTCCGCTTCCGCGCCACCTCGGTGCAGGTGACGCCCACCGGCGCCGACGCCGGGACGGTGGAGATGCAGGGCACGCTGT
This region includes:
- a CDS encoding YceI family protein, encoding MRKSLVVGTLLAVPALAAAALAPLSLQPGSRVWVDGTSTARSWHCESTQAVGSAAASTTELAQLANVGSASVTVPVASLDCRNGTMNGHMRTALKAQQAPELRFRATSVQVTPTGADAGTVEMQGTLSIAGAERPVTINGTVARENGQIRVRGTKRITMTEWGVRPPSLMLGAMKVAPAATVGFDVVLKP